From the genome of Aphanothece sacrum FPU1, one region includes:
- the dnaJ gene encoding molecular chaperone DnaJ, whose translation MPGDYYETLGVARNASKDDLKRAYRRLARKYHPDVNKEPGAEDTFKEINRAYEVLSEPETRARYDQFGEAGVSGGAGGFEYGDMGAGFADIFETIFSGFGGGATGTTRRRSGPSRGDDLRLDLKLDFREAVFGGEKEIRIPHLESCQTCSGSGAKPGSGARTCSTCSGAGQVRRATRTPFGSFAQVSTCPTCNGAGEVIEEKCEVCGGAGRRQETKKLKITIPAGVDNGTRLRVSREGDAGVRGGAPGDLYVYLFVEVDKEFTREGMNVLSEITISYLQAILGCHLEVNTVDGPQVLPIPAGTQPDTVLTLEDRGVPKLGNTAMRGDHLITVHVSIPTKLNNEEKELLEKLAHIKGQSHGKGGIEGFLGGLFHK comes from the coding sequence ATGCCTGGTGACTACTACGAAACCCTCGGTGTTGCCCGTAATGCCAGTAAAGACGACCTAAAACGCGCCTATCGTCGTTTAGCTCGTAAATATCATCCTGATGTTAACAAAGAACCAGGAGCCGAAGACACATTTAAAGAAATTAACCGCGCTTACGAAGTCCTTTCAGAACCAGAAACCCGCGCCCGTTACGACCAATTTGGGGAAGCTGGAGTTAGTGGTGGGGCCGGTGGCTTTGAGTATGGGGATATGGGGGCAGGTTTTGCTGACATCTTTGAAACCATTTTTAGTGGTTTCGGGGGTGGTGCAACCGGAACCACAAGACGACGCAGTGGCCCTTCTAGGGGTGATGATCTGCGACTTGACCTAAAATTAGACTTTCGGGAAGCCGTTTTTGGGGGTGAAAAAGAAATTCGTATCCCTCATCTCGAAAGTTGTCAGACCTGTAGTGGAAGCGGGGCTAAACCAGGAAGTGGGGCCCGTACTTGTTCTACTTGCAGTGGTGCAGGCCAAGTTCGTCGCGCTACTCGCACTCCCTTTGGCAGTTTTGCTCAAGTTTCTACCTGTCCTACTTGTAACGGGGCCGGAGAAGTCATTGAAGAAAAATGTGAAGTCTGTGGAGGGGCCGGCCGTAGACAAGAAACGAAAAAACTTAAAATTACGATTCCGGCCGGGGTAGACAATGGAACCCGTTTAAGAGTATCCAGAGAAGGGGATGCAGGCGTACGAGGAGGGGCCCCCGGAGATCTCTATGTTTACTTGTTTGTAGAAGTTGACAAAGAATTTACCCGTGAAGGGATGAATGTCCTCTCGGAAATTACCATTAGCTATCTACAAGCAATTTTAGGCTGTCATTTGGAAGTCAATACGGTGGATGGCCCTCAAGTATTACCCATTCCGGCCGGAACTCAACCAGATACAGTTCTAACTCTCGAAGATAGAGGGGTTCCCAAGTTAGGAAATACTGCTATGCGGGGCGATCATTTGATTACCGTTCATGTGTCTATTCCCACAAAACTCAATAATGAGGAGAAAGAACTGTTAGAAAAATTAGCTCATATTAAGGGGCAAAGTCACGGAAAAGGAGGTATTGAGGGCTTTTTAGGAGGATTATTTCATAAATGA
- a CDS encoding M16 family metallopeptidase — protein sequence MTQDKHLKRFRWLSLIVLTILLICTFRAPAIAQTPRHYTDLQFPTLPEIQIPKYERYTLDNGMIVYLMEDRQLPLIKGSAMIRTGSRLEPADKVGLADITGTVMRSGGTKKYPPAQLNELLEQRAAEVETSIGTGTASAGFNALSEDIDTVFDLFGQVIRDPAFDPQQFELAKSQNKGEIARRNDDPGDIAGRELRKLIYGDNSPYARTQEYSTLNNISREDVIRFHQKYVRPDRMILGIVGDFELKTMKALINKTFGDWKPTTPNPDIKIPTAEQKYDKGLFLVNQSQLTQSNVLMGHLGGELNSPDYPALTVLNGVLNGFGGRLFNELRSRQGLAYSVYGSWNAGYDYPGMFVAGGQTRTETTVAFVESLMKEIDRLRSTPITSKELDDAKETILNSFVFKFENPSQTLSRLMTYEYYDYPQDFIFKYQQGVKNTTVEDIQRVAKKYLNLEGVVTLVVGNGEEIKPPLSDLGKNVTTVDVTIPKPNKS from the coding sequence ATGACCCAAGATAAACATTTAAAACGCTTTCGCTGGCTCAGCTTAATTGTACTGACTATTCTGTTAATATGTACATTCCGCGCACCAGCGATCGCTCAAACCCCACGGCATTACACAGACTTACAGTTTCCCACCTTACCAGAAATTCAGATTCCCAAATATGAACGATACACTTTAGACAATGGAATGATTGTCTATTTGATGGAAGATCGCCAATTACCTCTAATCAAAGGAAGTGCGATGATCCGTACAGGTTCCCGTCTAGAACCAGCCGATAAAGTTGGTTTAGCCGATATTACAGGAACGGTAATGCGAAGCGGAGGAACGAAAAAATACCCTCCTGCACAATTAAACGAACTATTAGAACAAAGGGCCGCAGAAGTAGAAACCAGTATAGGAACTGGGACAGCAAGTGCGGGTTTTAACGCCCTCAGCGAAGATATTGACACTGTATTTGACTTATTTGGTCAAGTCATTCGTGATCCTGCTTTTGATCCCCAGCAATTTGAATTAGCGAAAAGTCAGAATAAAGGAGAAATTGCCCGTCGTAACGATGATCCAGGTGATATTGCTGGTCGAGAATTACGTAAACTCATTTATGGGGATAACAGTCCCTATGCTCGCACACAAGAGTATAGTACCCTTAATAATATTTCCCGTGAGGATGTCATCAGGTTTCATCAAAAATATGTACGTCCAGATCGGATGATTTTAGGCATTGTGGGGGATTTTGAACTCAAAACGATGAAAGCACTGATTAATAAGACTTTTGGCGACTGGAAACCTACCACTCCTAACCCGGATATTAAGATTCCTACGGCGGAACAAAAATATGATAAAGGGCTATTTTTAGTCAATCAATCTCAATTAACCCAAAGTAACGTTTTAATGGGCCATTTAGGAGGAGAATTAAATAGTCCTGACTATCCTGCTTTAACTGTTTTAAATGGTGTTTTAAATGGGTTTGGTGGTCGTTTATTTAATGAGTTGCGATCGCGTCAAGGGTTAGCTTATTCGGTTTATGGGTCTTGGAATGCGGGTTATGACTACCCAGGAATGTTTGTTGCGGGGGGACAAACTCGTACGGAAACTACTGTTGCTTTTGTTGAATCTTTAATGAAAGAAATTGATCGTTTACGCAGCACACCTATCACCTCAAAAGAACTCGATGATGCTAAAGAAACCATTCTCAATTCTTTTGTTTTCAAGTTTGAGAATCCTAGTCAAACCTTATCTCGTTTAATGACGTATGAATATTATGATTACCCTCAAGATTTTATCTTTAAATATCAGCAAGGGGTAAAAAATACTACGGTTGAAGATATTCAAAGAGTAGCCAAAAAATATCTTAATCTTGAGGGTGTTGTCACTTTAGTTGTGGGGAATGGGGAAGAAATTAAACCTCCCTTAAGTGACTTAGGAAAAAATGTCACAACCGTTGATGTTACTATTCCTAAACCCAACAAAAGTTAA